A portion of the Staphylococcus felis genome contains these proteins:
- a CDS encoding NRAMP family divalent metal transporter, giving the protein MGKNLNKLENPGEFKFTKAHKRLLLGSVFLMATSAIGPAFLTQTAVFTEKFLASFAFAILLSIIIDIGAQINIWRVLVVTGQRGQEIANDVLKGLGTFISILIAIGGLAFNIGNIAGAGLGLNAIFSLDVRIGAAITAVIAILVFVSKNGQKIMDVVTMFLGILMIGIVAYVMLQSNPPYADAAKHMILPENPTALVLPIITLVGGTVGGYITFAGAHRILDANIKGKEYLPFVNRSAITGILTTGVMRGLLFLAVLGVVVTGVTLNPDNPPASVFEHAIGPIGKNIFGIVLFAAAMSSVIGSAYTSTTFIKTLHHKLNKFDNYVVIIFIVISTLIFLSIGKPIKLLIIAGALNGLILPITLGTILIASKNKRIVGDYHHPTWMLIFGIVAVIVTLFTGFFSFQGLAELWNQ; this is encoded by the coding sequence ATGGGGAAAAACTTAAACAAACTTGAAAATCCAGGTGAATTCAAATTTACAAAAGCACATAAACGTTTATTATTAGGATCAGTCTTTTTAATGGCAACATCTGCTATTGGTCCAGCATTTTTAACACAAACTGCTGTTTTTACTGAAAAGTTCTTAGCTAGTTTCGCTTTTGCTATCTTATTATCAATTATTATTGATATCGGGGCTCAAATTAATATTTGGCGTGTTCTCGTTGTAACTGGACAACGTGGTCAAGAAATTGCAAATGATGTTTTAAAAGGGTTAGGAACGTTTATTTCTATTCTAATAGCAATTGGTGGCTTAGCGTTTAATATTGGAAATATAGCTGGTGCTGGACTTGGACTTAATGCTATTTTTAGTTTAGATGTAAGAATTGGGGCTGCGATAACAGCTGTCATCGCTATTTTAGTATTTGTATCGAAAAATGGTCAAAAAATAATGGACGTTGTAACTATGTTTTTAGGTATTTTAATGATTGGTATCGTTGCATATGTCATGCTTCAATCTAACCCACCTTATGCCGATGCTGCAAAACATATGATACTACCTGAAAACCCAACAGCTTTAGTACTACCTATTATTACATTAGTAGGCGGTACAGTTGGTGGATATATTACGTTTGCCGGTGCGCACCGTATTTTAGATGCTAATATAAAGGGAAAAGAATACTTACCTTTTGTTAATCGATCAGCAATTACTGGTATACTGACAACTGGTGTAATGCGTGGTTTATTATTCTTAGCTGTACTAGGTGTTGTTGTAACCGGTGTTACGTTAAACCCAGATAATCCACCTGCATCGGTATTTGAACATGCTATTGGCCCAATCGGAAAAAATATTTTTGGTATTGTTTTATTTGCGGCTGCCATGTCATCAGTGATCGGTTCTGCATACACTAGTACTACCTTTATTAAAACATTGCATCATAAACTGAACAAGTTTGATAATTATGTTGTCATAATATTTATCGTGATCTCAACATTGATTTTCTTATCAATCGGGAAACCTATTAAATTATTAATCATTGCAGGGGCACTTAATGGATTAATCCTTCCTATTACATTAGGTACAATATTAATTGCTTCTAAAAACAAGCGAATTGTTGGAGATTACCATCACCCAACTTGGATGCTTATATTTGGAATTGTAGCCGTAATTGTTACACTATTTACAGGTTTCTTTTCATTCCAAGGTTTAGCAGAATTATGGAATCAATAA
- the pxpA gene encoding 5-oxoprolinase subunit PxpA, with amino-acid sequence MTKVDLNCDLGESFGNYKIGNDDAIIPLITSANIACGFHAGDENVMAQTVKLAKENGVAIGAHPGFNDLQGFGRRNLDMSPHEIYNMVVYQIGALKAFCDIQNVKMNHVKPHGALYQMGARDPKIAQAIAQAVKDVDSKIVLVGLSHSILIDEAKKLGLKTASEVFADRRYEKDGQLVSRKKEGAVIEDTDEAIAQVVRMVTENKVTAISGEDIDISADTICVHGDGAHALEFVEQIRKRLSEVNVDIVKIGG; translated from the coding sequence ATGACTAAAGTTGATTTGAATTGTGATTTAGGAGAAAGCTTTGGAAATTATAAAATAGGTAATGATGACGCTATAATACCACTTATTACTTCAGCTAATATTGCTTGTGGCTTTCATGCTGGTGACGAAAACGTTATGGCACAAACAGTTAAATTAGCGAAAGAGAATGGTGTCGCTATTGGTGCTCATCCAGGATTTAATGATTTACAGGGATTTGGCAGACGAAATTTAGATATGTCACCACATGAGATTTATAATATGGTTGTATATCAAATAGGAGCTTTAAAGGCTTTTTGCGATATCCAAAATGTAAAAATGAATCATGTTAAACCTCATGGTGCATTGTATCAAATGGGTGCACGTGATCCAAAAATAGCTCAAGCGATTGCTCAGGCGGTTAAGGATGTCGATTCAAAAATCGTTTTAGTTGGATTATCACATTCTATACTCATTGATGAAGCTAAAAAATTAGGTTTAAAAACAGCTTCTGAAGTATTTGCTGATCGTCGCTACGAAAAAGATGGGCAACTTGTGAGCCGAAAAAAAGAAGGAGCGGTTATTGAAGATACTGATGAGGCCATTGCACAGGTTGTTAGAATGGTCACTGAAAATAAAGTAACTGCTATTTCAGGAGAAGATATAGATATTTCTGCTGACACCATTTGTGTGCACGGTGACGGGGCTCATGCGTTAGAATTTGTCGAACAAATTCGTAAAAGGCTCTCGGAGGTTAACGTTGATATTGTCAAAATAGGGGGTTAA
- a CDS encoding acetyl-CoA carboxylase biotin carboxylase subunit, which produces MNRVLIANRGEIAVRIIRALREMNMESVAVYAVGDEDSLHVKLADYAVCIGDANPLDSYLNIRNILSAAEVTHATAIHPGYGFLSESPVFAEKVENEGLYFIGPTKETMELMGDKITARQTVDKAGVPIIPGSKSSVESVDEVKQLADELGYPLVLKAASGGGGKGIRIVKDESQLEQSFKEAKSEGNKYFNDDRIYVEAFIPVAKHVEVQVLGDGSHHFIHLGERDCSVQRKNQKLIEESPCSALTPEKREKICNDAVKVAKASNYRSAGTIEFLVTEDAYYFIEMNARIQVEHTVTEMRTNIDLVRQQLLIMQEGELKLKQEEIPFEGHVIEARINAENPEQAFRPSPGTVERLHLPQGFNIRVDSLLYSGYTVSSYYDSLVAKVIVKGDDRNHAINKLKVTLDEMVIDGFTTTADFLYAVLSYPPYYEGDARDVDIKFLDRHDIIKEAHND; this is translated from the coding sequence ATGAATCGTGTACTAATTGCAAATAGAGGTGAAATTGCTGTTCGAATCATTCGAGCACTTAGAGAAATGAATATGGAGTCAGTTGCTGTATATGCAGTGGGAGACGAAGATAGTTTACATGTAAAGTTAGCTGACTATGCAGTGTGTATAGGCGATGCAAACCCATTAGACAGTTATTTAAACATACGTAATATCTTGTCAGCTGCCGAAGTCACACATGCCACTGCTATTCACCCTGGTTATGGATTTTTATCTGAAAGCCCAGTCTTTGCTGAAAAAGTAGAAAACGAAGGTCTTTATTTCATTGGTCCTACTAAAGAAACCATGGAATTAATGGGAGATAAAATCACAGCACGTCAAACAGTCGATAAAGCAGGGGTACCTATTATTCCTGGATCAAAATCATCAGTTGAATCTGTTGATGAAGTCAAACAATTAGCAGATGAACTAGGATATCCACTCGTATTGAAAGCTGCAAGTGGCGGTGGTGGAAAAGGAATTCGTATTGTTAAAGATGAAAGCCAACTTGAACAATCATTTAAAGAAGCGAAAAGTGAAGGAAATAAATACTTTAACGATGACCGTATTTATGTTGAAGCATTTATACCTGTTGCGAAACATGTTGAGGTTCAAGTATTAGGAGATGGATCACACCATTTTATTCATTTAGGCGAGCGGGACTGTTCTGTACAACGTAAAAATCAAAAATTAATTGAAGAATCGCCATGTAGTGCTCTTACACCTGAGAAGCGTGAAAAAATTTGTAATGATGCGGTAAAAGTAGCAAAAGCGTCAAATTATCGGAGTGCAGGAACAATTGAATTTTTAGTAACTGAAGATGCATATTATTTTATTGAGATGAATGCACGTATACAAGTTGAACACACTGTGACAGAAATGAGAACTAACATTGATTTAGTGAGACAACAACTCTTAATCATGCAAGAAGGCGAATTAAAACTTAAACAAGAAGAGATTCCATTTGAAGGTCATGTCATCGAGGCACGTATCAATGCTGAAAATCCTGAACAAGCCTTTCGTCCTTCACCAGGTACCGTTGAAAGATTACATTTGCCACAAGGTTTTAATATTCGTGTTGACTCATTGTTATATAGCGGTTATACTGTGTCATCATATTATGATTCTTTAGTAGCAAAAGTGATTGTTAAAGGTGACGATCGTAACCATGCTATCAATAAATTAAAAGTTACACTTGATGAAATGGTTATTGATGGTTTTACTACAACTGCTGATTTTCTGTATGCTGTTTTATCTTATCCACCATACTATGAAGGTGATGCAAGAGATGTAGACATCAAATTCTTAGACCGTCATGATATTATCAAGGAGGCTCATAATGACTAA
- a CDS encoding acetyl-CoA carboxylase biotin carboxyl carrier protein produces MDLKQIEQTLNLLKSYGAKHFRYSDDEMELELDLPASQSTYTNDEVNVNTTQSQNNEIVTNQSSEQNEAYTEVRSQMIGTFYLQDEKELTKPVIKVGDKINKGDIIGYVEAMKVMNEVKSDEAGEIVEILVDHGENVEHNQIILRLK; encoded by the coding sequence ATGGATTTAAAACAAATTGAACAAACTTTAAATTTATTAAAAAGTTATGGAGCTAAACATTTTAGATATAGCGATGATGAAATGGAACTCGAATTAGACCTGCCTGCTTCACAATCTACTTATACAAATGATGAAGTTAACGTTAATACGACACAATCCCAAAATAATGAAATTGTAACTAATCAATCTTCGGAACAAAATGAAGCGTATACTGAAGTACGCTCTCAAATGATCGGAACTTTTTACTTGCAAGATGAAAAAGAATTAACAAAACCTGTCATCAAAGTTGGAGATAAAATTAACAAAGGCGATATCATTGGTTATGTAGAAGCGATGAAAGTGATGAACGAAGTCAAATCAGATGAAGCCGGGGAAATAGTAGAAATCCTTGTCGATCATGGTGAAAATGTTGAACATAATCAAATTATTTTAAGATTGAAGTAA
- a CDS encoding biotin-dependent carboxyltransferase family protein — protein MTIKILKPGLFSTIQDEGRFGHQAEGFSPAGVMDRPSYEILNTLLETEGQPVIEVTMIGPKIKFLSQNLFAITGAIFSATLNGEKIPHQTVIKVENGDVLDLGTATKGMRAYIGFAEPLDIPKVEGSYSTHTRTKVGGYRGRVLKENDILKTKPTQLDLSLIGRTTDYVSFSPSTQLPIGIMDGPQLESFSRRTIKEIERIEFKVSESSDRMGYRLKGDSIKPIETADIISEPVALGSIQVPNDGNPIILLNDRQTVGGYTKIATVIDCDIVDIVQRRPGEVIKFEWVTFNEANEILTRKARKLEDAKSQIRRKPKRYLNHIRPTQRKIKSVLKGDSRPWI, from the coding sequence ATGACCATTAAAATTCTTAAACCGGGGTTATTTTCGACTATTCAAGATGAGGGACGATTTGGGCATCAAGCAGAAGGTTTTTCCCCAGCTGGTGTCATGGATAGACCTAGTTATGAAATATTAAACACATTGTTAGAAACAGAAGGTCAACCAGTCATCGAAGTAACTATGATAGGCCCTAAGATAAAGTTTCTATCTCAAAATCTCTTTGCAATAACTGGGGCTATATTTTCGGCAACATTAAACGGTGAGAAAATCCCACATCAAACTGTTATTAAAGTTGAAAATGGTGATGTATTAGATTTAGGGACAGCTACAAAAGGTATGCGTGCATACATAGGTTTTGCTGAACCACTAGATATTCCAAAAGTTGAAGGTAGCTATTCCACACATACTAGGACAAAAGTAGGTGGTTACCGAGGACGTGTTTTAAAAGAAAATGATATTTTAAAAACCAAACCTACACAACTTGATTTAAGTTTAATTGGACGAACGACAGATTATGTTAGTTTTAGTCCATCAACACAGTTGCCAATAGGTATAATGGATGGCCCACAACTTGAATCTTTTTCAAGACGTACGATTAAAGAAATCGAACGTATCGAGTTCAAAGTATCTGAAAGCTCTGATCGAATGGGTTATCGTTTAAAAGGAGATTCTATCAAACCTATTGAGACAGCAGACATTATATCAGAGCCAGTGGCATTAGGAAGCATACAAGTACCCAACGATGGCAATCCTATTATTCTTTTAAATGATAGGCAAACTGTTGGAGGATATACAAAAATTGCAACCGTTATTGATTGCGATATAGTTGATATTGTTCAACGACGACCTGGTGAGGTCATAAAATTTGAGTGGGTTACGTTTAATGAAGCAAATGAAATATTAACACGTAAAGCGCGTAAATTAGAAGATGCTAAATCACAAATAAGACGTAAGCCTAAGCGTTATCTAAATCACATCCGTCCAACTCAAAGAAAAATAAAAAGTGTATTAAAAGGAGATAGTAGACCATGGATTTAA
- the pxpB gene encoding 5-oxoprolinase subunit PxpB — MHSRQISEQSFMIYFEANINERIFDEVYAVVDYINSLQHPFVKEIVPSYRAILVYFDGMSINYETIVDELKLNDFNFDRVHEQTRRRIVNIPVLYGGKWGPDLEIVAEHNNLSVENVIRYHTEGYYLVYMIGFMPGFPFLGGLDEHIHTPRKSEPRLRIKAGSVGIANNQTGVYPADSPGGWQIIGRTPIDVFDLNRTPKILYRPGDKIKFYPINEEQFLHIERYVEKGLIDYDEWVMIDDDH, encoded by the coding sequence ATGCATTCTAGACAGATTAGCGAGCAATCATTCATGATTTATTTTGAAGCAAATATTAATGAACGCATATTCGATGAAGTATATGCAGTTGTCGATTATATCAATTCATTACAGCATCCATTTGTTAAAGAAATTGTACCATCGTATCGCGCTATATTAGTCTATTTTGATGGAATGTCTATCAATTATGAAACAATAGTTGATGAGCTTAAGCTTAATGATTTTAATTTTGACCGAGTGCATGAACAAACTAGACGACGTATTGTTAATATTCCAGTTTTATACGGGGGTAAATGGGGGCCTGATTTAGAAATTGTAGCCGAGCATAACAATTTATCGGTTGAAAATGTCATTCGATATCATACTGAAGGCTATTATCTTGTCTATATGATTGGATTTATGCCTGGTTTTCCATTTTTAGGCGGACTTGATGAACATATTCATACACCACGAAAGTCTGAGCCGCGATTACGAATTAAGGCTGGATCAGTGGGCATTGCGAATAATCAAACAGGTGTGTATCCTGCTGATTCTCCTGGAGGATGGCAAATTATTGGTCGTACACCTATTGACGTATTCGATTTGAACCGCACTCCTAAAATATTATATCGACCTGGAGATAAAATTAAATTTTATCCCATTAATGAAGAACAATTTTTACATATTGAAAGATATGTCGAAAAAGGACTAATAGATTACGATGAATGGGTGATGATTGACGATGACCATTAA
- the greA gene encoding transcription elongation factor GreA, producing MENQKQYPMTQEGYEKLEKELEELKTVKRPEVVEKIKVARSFGDLSENSEYDAAKDEQGFIEQDIQRIETMLRHALIIEDTGDNHVVQIGKTVTFVELPGDEEESYQIVGSAESDAFNGKISNESPIAKALIGKQLNDEVRVPLPNGAEMNVKIVKIS from the coding sequence ATGGAAAATCAAAAACAATACCCTATGACTCAAGAGGGTTATGAAAAATTAGAAAAAGAACTAGAAGAATTAAAAACAGTAAAGCGACCAGAAGTTGTAGAAAAAATCAAGGTCGCGCGTAGCTTTGGAGATTTATCAGAGAACTCAGAGTATGATGCAGCTAAAGATGAGCAAGGTTTCATCGAACAAGATATCCAACGTATCGAAACAATGTTACGTCATGCATTAATCATTGAAGATACCGGTGATAATCACGTTGTTCAAATCGGTAAAACAGTAACTTTTGTTGAATTACCTGGTGACGAAGAAGAAAGTTATCAAATCGTTGGATCAGCTGAGTCTGATGCTTTTAATGGTAAAATTTCAAACGAATCACCTATTGCTAAAGCTTTAATTGGTAAGCAACTTAATGATGAAGTTCGTGTACCTTTACCAAATGGCGCAGAAATGAATGTTAAAATCGTAAAAATTTCATAA
- the udk gene encoding uridine kinase, whose amino-acid sequence MTSTTIIGIAGGSGSGKTSVTNEIMNQLKGHSVALIEQDYYYKDQSHLTFEERLETNYDHPFAFDNDLLISNLKDLQNGIAVEVPTYNYSQHTRSDKTIAFEPKDVIIVEGIFALENETLRNMMDVKIYVDTDADLRILRRLLRDTKERGRTMESVIDQYLSVVRPMHNQFIEPTKKFADIIIPEGGSNKVAIDIMTTKIQALVQKQI is encoded by the coding sequence TTGACTTCGACGACAATAATTGGGATTGCCGGTGGTTCTGGTTCCGGTAAAACATCTGTTACAAATGAAATTATGAATCAACTCAAAGGCCATAGTGTCGCTTTAATAGAACAAGATTATTATTATAAAGATCAATCTCATCTTACATTTGAAGAAAGGTTAGAAACAAATTATGATCATCCTTTTGCTTTTGATAATGATTTATTAATTAGCAATTTAAAGGATTTGCAAAATGGTATTGCTGTTGAAGTTCCAACATATAACTATTCTCAACATACGCGTAGTGATAAAACAATTGCTTTTGAACCTAAAGATGTTATTATCGTAGAAGGCATATTTGCGCTTGAAAATGAAACACTTCGAAATATGATGGATGTTAAAATTTATGTTGACACTGACGCTGATTTAAGAATCTTAAGACGCCTATTAAGAGACACTAAAGAGCGCGGTCGAACAATGGAATCTGTCATTGATCAATATTTAAGTGTGGTCCGTCCAATGCACAATCAGTTTATCGAACCGACAAAAAAGTTTGCAGATATAATTATTCCAGAGGGCGGAAGTAACAAAGTCGCTATTGATATCATGACGACTAAAATTCAAGCACTCGTGCAAAAACAAATTTAA
- a CDS encoding peptidase U32 family protein → MKVLDEIQSHSKPKIKKPELLAPAGNLEKLKIAVHYGADAVFIGGQEYGLRSNADNFTIDEIREGVEFANRYGAKVYITTNIIAHDENIDGLDAYLKQLESTGATGIIVADPLIIETCKRVAPQLEIHLSTQQSLSNYKAVEYWKNEGLDRVVLARETGAMEMQEIKDKVDIEIEAFIHGAMCIAYSGRCTLSNHMTARDSNRGGCCQSCRWDYDLLTVDNEGELDIYYKDNQATPFAMSPRDLKLIESIPNMMDLGIDSLKIEGRMKSIHYIATVVSVYRKVIDAYAADPENFKIKTEWLHELDKCANRDTAPAFFEGTPGYEEQMFGNESSKKAPYDFVGLVLDYDTSSKIATIQQRNHFRPGDEIEFFGPEIETFKQVVEAIYDEEGNRLDAARHPLQIIQIKVDHPIYTNNMMRKEV, encoded by the coding sequence ATGAAGGTATTAGATGAAATTCAATCACATTCAAAGCCAAAAATTAAAAAGCCTGAATTGCTTGCACCCGCTGGTAATCTAGAAAAATTAAAAATCGCAGTTCATTACGGTGCTGATGCAGTTTTTATAGGTGGCCAAGAATACGGTTTACGTTCAAATGCGGATAATTTTACAATTGATGAAATACGTGAAGGTGTCGAATTTGCTAATCGTTACGGTGCAAAAGTTTATATTACTACAAATATTATCGCCCATGATGAAAATATTGACGGTTTAGATGCATATCTCAAACAATTGGAATCAACAGGTGCGACAGGTATTATAGTAGCAGATCCACTGATTATCGAAACGTGTAAGCGTGTGGCACCTCAATTGGAAATTCACTTGTCAACACAGCAATCACTTAGTAATTATAAAGCGGTTGAATATTGGAAGAATGAAGGATTAGACCGAGTCGTATTAGCAAGAGAAACTGGTGCGATGGAAATGCAAGAAATTAAAGATAAAGTTGATATCGAAATTGAAGCATTTATTCATGGTGCTATGTGTATTGCCTACTCAGGTCGTTGTACGTTAAGTAATCATATGACTGCACGTGACTCAAATCGTGGAGGATGTTGTCAAAGCTGTCGTTGGGACTATGATTTACTCACTGTTGATAATGAGGGCGAATTAGATATTTATTATAAAGACAATCAAGCTACTCCATTTGCTATGAGTCCACGTGACTTAAAACTAATCGAGTCGATACCTAATATGATGGATTTAGGCATTGATTCGTTGAAAATTGAAGGACGAATGAAGTCTATTCACTATATTGCTACAGTGGTATCAGTATATCGAAAAGTCATTGATGCTTATGCAGCAGATCCTGAAAATTTCAAAATTAAAACAGAATGGTTACACGAATTAGATAAATGTGCTAATCGAGACACTGCACCCGCATTTTTTGAAGGAACACCAGGATATGAAGAACAAATGTTTGGAAATGAATCTTCGAAAAAAGCGCCATATGATTTTGTTGGCCTTGTTTTGGATTATGATACATCTTCTAAAATTGCCACTATCCAACAACGAAATCACTTTAGACCAGGAGATGAAATAGAATTTTTTGGTCCAGAAATAGAAACATTTAAACAAGTTGTTGAAGCCATTTATGATGAAGAAGGTAATCGTTTAGATGCTGCTCGACACCCACTTCAAATCATACAAATTAAAGTGGACCATCCTATTTATACTAACAACATGATGAGAAAGGAAGTATGA
- a CDS encoding peptidase U32 family protein: protein MTELVVTPKSIAHIETLIEKGADAFIIGEEKFGLRLAGEFNKEDMRKAVALIHEADKKAYAAVNGIFHNYHIPAVEDYIRFLHEIQVDRIIFGDPAVVMIVQEQANPIPLHWNAETLVTNHFQCNYWGRRGAKRAVLARELSLEEIISIKENSDVEIEVQVHGMTCMFQSKRMLLGNYYTFQERQMKIERQNLNEDTQLLLYDEERENKYPVYEDYNGTHIMSPNDICLIEELEPLFEAGIDSFKIDGLLHSEEYINVVTQQYREAIDLYEEDPDTYEDEKFMLIDPIEEIQPEHRPFDEGFLFKQTVY from the coding sequence ATGACTGAATTAGTTGTAACACCAAAATCAATAGCACACATTGAAACTTTAATCGAAAAAGGTGCTGATGCTTTTATTATTGGTGAAGAAAAGTTCGGTTTGCGATTAGCAGGAGAGTTTAACAAAGAAGATATGCGAAAAGCTGTAGCACTCATTCATGAGGCTGATAAAAAGGCGTATGCTGCTGTTAATGGCATATTCCATAATTATCATATTCCAGCAGTTGAAGATTATATTCGCTTTTTACATGAAATACAAGTGGATCGTATTATTTTCGGTGATCCAGCTGTTGTGATGATAGTACAAGAACAAGCTAATCCAATTCCTTTACATTGGAATGCAGAAACACTTGTTACAAATCATTTTCAATGTAATTATTGGGGGCGAAGAGGGGCAAAAAGAGCTGTTTTAGCTAGAGAACTTAGCTTGGAAGAAATTATTAGCATTAAAGAAAATAGCGACGTGGAAATTGAAGTACAAGTTCATGGTATGACTTGTATGTTCCAGTCAAAACGAATGTTACTAGGTAATTATTACACCTTTCAAGAGAGACAAATGAAAATTGAACGTCAAAATTTAAATGAAGATACACAGCTCTTACTTTACGATGAGGAACGTGAAAATAAATATCCTGTATATGAAGATTATAATGGTACCCATATTATGTCTCCAAATGATATTTGTTTAATTGAAGAATTAGAACCTCTTTTTGAGGCAGGTATCGATAGTTTTAAAATTGACGGTCTATTACACAGCGAAGAATATATCAATGTAGTGACGCAACAATATCGCGAGGCTATAGATTTATATGAGGAAGACCCAGACACTTACGAAGATGAAAAATTTATGTTAATAGATCCTATAGAAGAAATCCAACCTGAACATCGTCCATTTGACGAAGGATTTTTATTTAAGCAAACGGTGTACTAA
- a CDS encoding O-methyltransferase: MENKNTHYFKGLKKYNSKIDALRRYAEENQVPIIHQLSLDLIQQLIRIHKPKHILEIGSAIGYSSMQFASVDSSIKVTTIERDPKMIQEAKNNIEQLGYQTQIRLIEKDALEAFQDVNDVMYDMIFIDAAKAQSQRFFELYEPLLSMNGMIIIDNILYHDFVSDISIVRSRNVKQMVKKIQKFNKWLSQNENYTTNFINMDDGLAISVKEN; encoded by the coding sequence ATGGAAAATAAAAATACCCATTACTTTAAAGGTTTAAAAAAATATAATTCAAAAATAGATGCGTTAAGACGTTACGCAGAAGAAAATCAAGTTCCTATTATTCATCAACTGTCGTTAGATTTAATTCAACAATTGATACGTATCCATAAACCTAAACATATTTTGGAAATTGGTAGTGCGATAGGATATAGTAGTATGCAATTTGCATCAGTTGATTCAAGTATTAAAGTTACAACTATTGAACGTGATCCTAAAATGATTCAAGAAGCCAAAAATAATATCGAGCAATTAGGCTATCAAACGCAAATCAGACTTATTGAAAAAGACGCTCTAGAAGCATTTCAAGATGTGAATGATGTCATGTATGATATGATTTTCATTGATGCTGCAAAGGCACAGTCACAGCGTTTCTTTGAGTTATACGAACCACTTTTGAGTATGAATGGTATGATTATTATTGACAATATACTATATCATGACTTTGTCTCTGATATTTCTATTGTTAGAAGTCGAAATGTAAAACAAATGGTGAAGAAAATACAAAAATTTAATAAATGGTTGAGTCAAAATGAAAATTATACAACGAATTTTATAAACATGGATGATGGATTAGCCATCTCAGTAAAGGAGAATTAA
- a CDS encoding DUF1292 domain-containing protein, whose translation MTDSQNNEFEINNEEQLLTLFDENGNEVLYRKMLEFYHPEFDKDYVILAEEGAQADDDDFIELIPMINQADDSGEGGKFLPVETDEEWDMIEEVVNTNMDDPES comes from the coding sequence ATGACAGATAGTCAAAATAACGAATTTGAAATTAATAATGAAGAACAATTATTAACACTTTTTGATGAAAATGGCAACGAAGTGTTATATAGAAAAATGTTAGAGTTTTATCATCCTGAATTTGATAAAGACTATGTCATTTTAGCTGAAGAAGGAGCCCAAGCTGATGATGATGACTTTATCGAGTTGATTCCAATGATTAATCAAGCTGATGATTCAGGTGAAGGGGGTAAGTTTTTGCCCGTTGAAACTGATGAAGAATGGGATATGATTGAAGAAGTTGTGAACACAAATATGGATGATCCAGAAAGTTAA